One segment of Leptospirillum ferrooxidans C2-3 DNA contains the following:
- a CDS encoding KpsF/GutQ family sugar-phosphate isomerase has protein sequence MEFSPQDHLVNQGRAILESEAKSLSEMASRLGDDFSNAIHLILSREGKVVVTGLGKSGHVARKIAATLSSTGTSAFFLHPAEALHGDLGMIDKGDTVLALSKSGNTAEIMALIPFLKRLSIPIISMVARSDSEMAGVSDVVLATGVETEAGLHGIAPTSSTTAMMALGDALALVLLSERRFGVTDFANLHPGGALGRRYFLRVSSIMHKGSSIPSVQAGTSLGDAIIEMTGKKLGLTTILSENGTLLGILTDGDLRRAISMVSKISSDSMGSSLLSRPVEEFMSTHPVTISGNTLASEAVRIMEEKKISQLVVLADNDNKLEGVLHFHDCLREKIV, from the coding sequence ATGGAATTTTCCCCGCAGGATCATCTCGTTAATCAGGGCCGGGCCATTCTGGAATCAGAAGCGAAATCGTTGTCAGAAATGGCAAGCCGGCTGGGCGATGATTTTTCCAATGCGATTCATCTTATTCTTTCCAGAGAAGGAAAGGTGGTTGTGACCGGGTTGGGAAAATCGGGGCATGTCGCAAGAAAAATCGCGGCAACTTTGTCTTCAACGGGAACTTCTGCTTTTTTTCTTCATCCTGCAGAGGCTCTCCATGGTGATCTCGGAATGATCGACAAGGGAGATACGGTTCTTGCCCTTTCCAAATCAGGCAACACTGCGGAGATTATGGCCTTGATTCCCTTTCTGAAGAGGCTTTCGATTCCGATTATTTCAATGGTCGCCAGATCCGATTCTGAAATGGCTGGTGTCTCTGATGTTGTTCTTGCTACAGGAGTCGAGACTGAAGCAGGACTTCATGGAATTGCGCCAACGTCTTCCACTACGGCGATGATGGCTTTGGGTGACGCTCTGGCTTTGGTACTTCTTTCCGAAAGACGTTTTGGTGTCACGGATTTTGCCAACCTTCACCCAGGGGGTGCTCTTGGCAGACGATACTTTCTCAGGGTCTCTTCCATCATGCATAAGGGAAGCTCTATTCCTTCCGTTCAAGCCGGGACTTCACTTGGTGACGCCATCATAGAAATGACCGGAAAAAAGCTTGGATTGACCACTATTCTGTCGGAAAACGGCACCCTTCTTGGAATTCTGACCGACGGAGATCTTCGTCGGGCAATATCCATGGTTTCAAAAATTTCCTCTGATTCAATGGGCTCATCCCTGCTCTCCCGCCCTGTAGAGGAGTTCATGTCCACCCATCCTGTCACGATCAGTGGTAATACCCTGGCATCGGAAGCGGTCCGTATTATGGAAGAAAAAAAAATCTCCCAACTGGTTGTACTGGCAGACAATGATAATAAGTTGGAAGGAGTCTTGCATTTTCATGATTGCCTTCGGGAGAAAATCGTTTGA
- a CDS encoding KdsC family phosphatase translates to MRISPSPRVIRDFRRVRGLVMDVDGVLTDGLISYGVDDEEMKSFSLRDGHGLVLLRRAGVRLALLSGRDSKAIRRRMKELGIEDGYLGVREKLPIFQSILQKWNLFSEEILFIGDDVVDLPVMRISGLAITVPEAPWVVRREADWVTRLPGGNGAVREIADWILLGRSADISETRCNQDGDSP, encoded by the coding sequence ATGAGGATTTCTCCGTCACCGAGGGTGATTCGTGATTTTCGGCGAGTTCGTGGCCTTGTCATGGATGTCGATGGAGTATTGACCGATGGCCTGATTTCATATGGTGTTGATGATGAAGAGATGAAGTCCTTCAGTTTGAGAGATGGCCATGGTCTTGTGCTTCTGAGACGAGCGGGGGTCAGGCTTGCCCTTTTATCAGGTCGAGATTCAAAGGCAATCAGACGCCGAATGAAGGAACTTGGTATTGAGGATGGATATCTGGGTGTTCGGGAAAAACTTCCAATATTTCAATCGATCCTCCAGAAGTGGAACCTCTTTTCCGAAGAAATCCTTTTTATTGGGGATGATGTGGTCGATCTTCCCGTAATGAGAATCTCTGGACTTGCGATTACAGTTCCGGAAGCTCCATGGGTTGTTCGGCGCGAGGCAGATTGGGTGACAAGGTTGCCTGGCGGAAATGGCGCGGTACGGGAAATCGCTGACTGGATTCTTCTGGGACGATCAGCCGATATTTCTGAGACGAGGTGTAATCAGGACGGAGATTCTCCATGA
- the pgsA gene encoding CDP-diacylglycerol--glycerol-3-phosphate 3-phosphatidyltransferase: protein MNLANGITLGRIVLIPVLVLLFFRERSGTAFWSACLYVVASSTDLLDGYIARRYNMVTTLGKLLDPIADKILVTTGLFLLVDEHLLPVALAILIVARELAVSGLRAIASADGIIIPAESLGKAKMVFQTISLTILIWNQRLLLIPGIKNPVNLHSLGMFFFWISLILTLVSGVWYFRWYLRLSGVSSSGSEEKE, encoded by the coding sequence ATGAATCTTGCCAATGGAATCACTCTTGGTCGTATCGTTTTGATTCCAGTCCTGGTTCTTTTATTTTTCCGGGAGCGTTCGGGTACAGCTTTCTGGTCAGCATGCCTTTATGTTGTGGCTTCCTCTACAGATCTTCTTGATGGTTATATTGCAAGACGTTACAACATGGTCACAACGTTGGGAAAGCTTCTGGACCCTATTGCGGACAAGATCCTTGTCACAACAGGACTCTTTTTGTTGGTTGATGAGCATCTCCTTCCTGTAGCGCTGGCGATCCTTATTGTTGCAAGAGAGCTGGCTGTCTCGGGTCTCCGTGCGATTGCCTCGGCAGACGGAATTATCATTCCGGCGGAATCTCTTGGAAAAGCCAAGATGGTTTTTCAGACGATCTCCCTGACCATCCTTATCTGGAATCAAAGACTTCTTTTAATTCCTGGAATCAAAAATCCTGTTAATCTTCATTCCCTAGGGATGTTTTTCTTCTGGATTTCGCTGATATTAACTCTTGTGTCAGGCGTATGGTATTTCAGGTGGTATCTCAGGCTTTCTGGAGTCTCTTCTTCAGGTTCAGAGGAAAAAGAATGA
- the plsY gene encoding glycerol-3-phosphate 1-O-acyltransferase PlsY yields MNDPMHEVLFSALMGYFLGSFPAGVVAGKIKGVDLRKEGSGNIGFTNAYRVLGKDFSGKLLSVMVLVWDMGKGLLATMLAASIFHSHESVAYAALFSVLGHLYPVWLKFRGGKGVAVGFGAILGVCPPLGVTLIAIWVTIFALTRISSLSALVSYFLLPILAAALVRTHHLDPVIFPPMPMISVLIWWHHRENIRRLLSGNEKNLKKS; encoded by the coding sequence ATGAACGATCCTATGCATGAAGTTCTTTTTTCAGCCCTTATGGGCTATTTTTTGGGATCGTTTCCTGCAGGGGTGGTTGCAGGGAAGATCAAGGGAGTGGATCTTCGGAAAGAGGGAAGTGGCAATATCGGTTTTACCAATGCATACAGGGTGTTGGGGAAGGACTTTTCTGGAAAGCTCCTGAGTGTGATGGTGCTGGTTTGGGATATGGGAAAGGGGTTGTTGGCGACAATGCTTGCTGCCTCTATTTTTCATTCCCATGAGTCTGTCGCTTATGCTGCCCTTTTCTCTGTTCTTGGCCATCTTTACCCTGTCTGGCTGAAGTTTCGGGGCGGGAAAGGTGTTGCTGTCGGATTTGGCGCGATTCTCGGTGTTTGTCCTCCACTTGGGGTAACTCTGATCGCGATCTGGGTGACGATATTTGCCCTGACAAGAATTTCATCGCTTTCTGCTCTGGTCTCCTATTTTCTCTTGCCAATTCTCGCTGCCGCCCTGGTGAGAACGCATCATCTTGATCCAGTGATCTTTCCCCCTATGCCGATGATCTCAGTTCTGATCTGGTGGCATCATCGTGAGAATATTCGCCGCCTCTTGTCCGGAAATGAAAAAAACCTCAAAAAATCCTGA
- a CDS encoding M23 family metallopeptidase, which yields MNIPSPKKNRKTYTLLFIPSPSDKVVRVDISPRILYVGWVLSAVFLTVFLTFSVIAYSLLHKESQMVALAHQSQQQKEEIVRIYSRLQEVHARLLDLTKKEDRIRMIMDPDGTDPDAGQLQGVGGPESLAAAAVLIQKGQNGMIELMEEMDRQFTHLGSGMRYQEGSLVSLKQKIIDRAQLWASTPSIWPTHGVLTSGFGWRNSPFGVGRDFHPGIDIAGRVGLPVIATASGVVSFSGWDQGFGKSVRIDHANGFETLYAHLDQVVVYENEKVTRGEIIGYLGNTGLSTGPHLHYGVLRNRVPVDPTRYIIDF from the coding sequence ATGAACATACCGTCGCCGAAAAAAAATCGAAAAACATATACGCTCCTTTTTATCCCTTCTCCATCAGACAAGGTTGTCCGGGTCGATATTTCTCCGAGAATCCTTTATGTAGGGTGGGTCCTCTCTGCTGTTTTCCTGACTGTTTTCCTGACTTTTTCGGTTATAGCCTATTCGCTTCTTCATAAAGAAAGCCAAATGGTTGCTCTTGCCCATCAGAGCCAGCAACAAAAAGAAGAGATTGTGAGAATCTACTCACGTCTTCAAGAGGTTCATGCGAGGCTTCTGGATTTAACCAAAAAAGAAGATCGTATTCGGATGATTATGGATCCGGATGGTACCGATCCTGATGCTGGTCAGCTTCAGGGTGTTGGTGGTCCTGAGTCTCTTGCCGCTGCCGCCGTTCTGATTCAGAAAGGGCAAAACGGCATGATCGAGTTGATGGAAGAAATGGATCGCCAGTTTACTCATCTCGGTTCAGGGATGCGATATCAGGAGGGAAGTCTGGTTTCGCTCAAACAAAAAATTATTGACAGGGCGCAATTATGGGCGAGCACGCCCAGTATTTGGCCAACTCATGGTGTTTTAACCTCAGGATTTGGATGGAGAAATTCCCCATTCGGGGTGGGTCGGGACTTTCACCCTGGGATTGATATTGCAGGTCGTGTCGGTCTTCCTGTTATTGCAACTGCATCAGGCGTGGTCAGTTTTTCAGGGTGGGACCAGGGATTTGGGAAGTCGGTCCGGATTGATCATGCAAACGGTTTTGAAACACTTTATGCCCATCTGGATCAGGTTGTTGTCTATGAAAATGAAAAAGTGACAAGAGGAGAGATTATCGGTTACTTGGGTAATACCGGTTTGTCTACTGGCCCTCATCTCCATTATGGTGTTCTCCGGAACAGGGTGCCGGTTGATCCAACAAGATATATTATCGATTTCTAG